The Gadus macrocephalus chromosome 1, ASM3116895v1 DNA window CACGATGACAGTATGATACTACACTATGACACTACACCATGACACTATGACAGTACACTATGACAGTATGATGGCTGTTCAGCAGTTCAGCAGTCCCATGGCTGCTGAACTGAATCTCCTGAGCCTCTGGTTTGATCTTTAACCCTTTCCCTCCAAGATATGGAGTTCCTGGAGGTCCTCACGGAGGGCCTCAACCGGGTCCTCCTGGTCCGCGGCGGCGGGCGCGAGGTCATCACCATCTACTCTTGAGAGGGTggtccctccatcccccctcctctccccccgaaCTCCCTCCCCATCTGCCATGCCTTCCCAAATTCCCAAAAAAAAATTTCTGAGTCATTCACGGTCACACagacttgtttttctgtttgtttgtgtgatcaCCCCTCCCTCATGTTGACCTGATGCCAGCGCAGCTTcagaagcccctccccccttctatTCCCCGCTGTAGACCCGTCAGCTAGAGAAACATTGTTCCTCATCCCCTTTAGAATCATCTAGACACCATCTAGAGCACACTCCTAAATCAACATGTGTTTGATCTTGAAGCTTGTTTCTTTAGCTGTTTGCATCTTGTCGTTCAttgatgtgtttatttattcaatGATCCGGAGCAGTGGAGCTCACCTGTCTGTAGTGGAGCTCACCTGTCtgtggtggtctgtggtggAGCTCACCTGTCTGGTGGAGCTCACCTGTCTGTGGTGGAGCTCACCTGTCTGTGGTGGAGCTCACCTGTCTGGTGGAGCTCACCTGTCTGTGGTGGTCTGTGGTCGCGTTGTCCCTCCACCTCACGGTTAGCTCTTCTGTTGTGATTTTGATTCTTTGCTAGTATGTTTGCTAGCCTCCTGAGcccggaggggggggagggggggggggggtccggctgccatgatgatgatgatttcaGCGCATGGAGATTGTGGGATATTACGCTCTGACTCTAGCATGGAAAAGGTGCTGTACTTCCCGCAATATTCCAGTCTTTTGGTTATTATTGatgtttattatatataaaaaaatatgtataatatatgtatCAATATATATTCTACACACTTTTTGACATTATCATCAGCACGGACTCACCCCCCTGTCCTCACCCCCCCGTCTCCATTGTCTCCTTCCTCACATCCGTAGTGGCTATTCACCCCCATGGCCACTGATAGtgccaaaaaacaacaacaaccaccaacaACAAGGCTAGCTTGGTCTTTATAGAGATTGACGTGACTAAACTGTGAATTACTGGGGTCTATGGAGGAGAAGTGGTGGTCTGACAGCAGCGGCTGGGGGGGAACACGTCTATACATTCGGGGGCAGAGATCGTCATATAGTCAGATGCCAGCAGACAAAGTctgccgccccctccccccctctctgatcCGCCCCTGGGCCGCGGTGTGGATCACTGTAAATAACGCTCCGACAAGTCCTTCTGAGTGTCGTATCCTATGTGACAAAAAAAGTTGAAGTACATAAGCTTCAAGCTTGGAAACCTTTAGGCCACGCTCTCTCTGGGGGACGGCCTGACCACCACTTTGATTTGGGACTGGCTTGGGGCGTGTATCACCATGGTAACTGTCACTGTCACCCTTTGACGAGAGCTACACTGCACTCACTGTCTGCCACTGTGCAAAAAGTGACATTTTTAACGGTCCCATCGAGTTCATTGAGTGAACtttaaatgtgttattttttcatCTAGAGAAGAATATATGTATTTGTTATGTTTATAGACAGAGGTGAAACATATTTATGAAATAGTTCTATATCATTTAGATAATCACTTCAATattaacttagttacttttgcCAAACTTAGATGTTATATGTGCCATATCAAAGTATTTTTCAAAGATAACTActatacaaattatattcatCAAATTGAGGAGAGGAAAGTGAGCTCAATGCCAATTTGTCTACATTGAATATAGAAAAAAGGATAACACTAAGTTAGTAAGACACCCTATTAGAACATCAATATGCATTGGTTCATTTTTTATAGGGTGTGACTTGTAGTATACTTGTATCTTTTGAAAGCAGAGACCTGTGGCACTAGGAATCCCTTTGTTAATAAGGTTGAACTCTATGCAGTAGACTCTGTGGAGATTTTATATCCTCTAGACTGATTTGAGCCAAACATATCCCTGACCATTGGAATGAATCGTTAGAACAAAATACTTATGTTTAAAAGTGTTGAAAGGAAGAATGTGCAAAAACTGAAAATCTGGACACATGTTAGCATTTATTTCTAGAtttttgaaacacacacacacatatattttgtTAAGTAGATTTCATATGTCTTATGCATTAAGGATCATATCACTGACCATTGACCGATGTCTCTATTATGTCTCATTTATTTAGATCCAAGAAAAAAACTGTTTAAGGTCATTTGCACTTGTAGTAGatctataaatataaataaatacatatttattacatttatatgtttatatttatttgtatacatatatgaatattatttatatacatatatgtatatttatttatacatataaatatatttaattgatatatgtatgtatatgtatatatatatatatatatatatatatatatatatatatatatatatatataatggtaAAGCGAAACACATGAAATTAGTTTCTAGAACTATTTAAAACCAGTATTTAATGTTTTTAGTGTTGTTTGAATGTCAGATCATGTGTTGTGAATGCTGCTAGTATCGATATATCATTTATTTGTACTGTACATAGACAAATGACGAGATTACCACGCGCAGGAAGACCAATGCGGGCTTTCGCTTGACATACATATCAGGGCTGGTAGATTTATTGGTGTGTGATCTATGGACAGGGTTTACTTTGTTATGTTGGAGATTTACAGTTAATTGAGTAAAGTAAGCCTAATGCAATATTAAACGATTCTGATGATTTTTtggtgggctggggggaggggggtgggggacggTCACAATTAGTGTGAAATGTGAATCTTTCCCCTGTCATTTTCAAAAGCTGCTCTCTCAATTAATCCCGTCAATAGGGGGCAACAAAAACGCTAAACTCAATCCCTGTGGATGGCGTCCCCTCTGTTTGAGCATTGGTCATCAAAATCTCCTAatttgaaccaatcagagcagtgGTACAGCTCGTGTGTGCGACTGTACCTGGGAGGTGTTCAGTAGCCTTCTAAAGGTTGAGGATCCAGGGAGAGCAAAATGGATCATCAATTTGAACAGAAAAAGTACAACCAACTTGATCCAGAAACAGATTGTGTTGCATTTATTCAAATTGCTTGCCGGTTACAGATATATAGAAAATGTATCCCCACCACATGATTAGACGATAACATTCATCATCAAGCGTTCCCCCTCCCACTCAATAGATTTTCCTGTCACCTTTAAATGCGATGATAGCACTTGTATTAGGTCAGCGCTGGGGTCCTCGTTTCAAATAACATGGCTATTATATATTCAACCAGAACATTGCCTGCATCAACTGAGCCTTTTTAAACCTCTCCACGCTTAAGATAATGTTGGGGGGCAAGAAAAGTATGTTTATTGAAGAAGAATAACTTATTTATTGagttaaaaatgtgttttataatTACTGTTTGCATGGTCTTATGTGGCAATATTTGTTTTAGTGGTTTCTACAGAGTTATGATGTGATTAAGGCGGGAGACTAAGAGGTCAGAGGCACATGAAATGTTACCTCAGTGGAGAGTTTCCCCCCGTGGGAAAATGGCTAGACCTTGAAAACGAGTCTTTtgctaaaaaaaatatatttcagaAAAATAAATGAGTTTACTTTATTGTTCCATGTCCTATTTCGATCTTGCTCAAGTAGTGTTATGTAATATCAAAGCAGACTTTGAGTTAAGTATATGAATGGGCTGAGAGATAACATTTCACTTTTCATTTCAACTTTTGtaaatatagcctatatatcaCTGCAGTCAAAGACACTTTAACCTACTATGGTGTTGTCTTTTGTTGTGCACTGTTCTATCACTGTGGAAAAAGTCTTGAGAGTTTTGTATTATGTGCAATTTTGTTCTTGTacctttgttttgtattttctttagcAACTCAGTCAGCAGTGAGTTCTTACATCAGAATGATTGTCACCATATGTTACACACCGTTAAGGATAAAGTGTTTACCCAAATTTTGGCAGAGACAACAAAGCACTTTAAACTACTAAATCAGATGAACAGGGAACAAAACGTCTCTCTCAAAACCACCCCACGGGGACATCTGGTGGCAGAGAGACGTGTTGTCGCCTGCCATCAAGTCAAATGTACCTGACATATAAACTTAATTAGTTATTTTGCTGCAGTTATAAACTGTAATGAAACTACCTACCTGTTGCTTTTTTGTTTCcattttatgatttatttttagTCGAGGACACCTTGGAATGCAtcatatttgattatttttcgtgacaaatcaaaaaaatatatatatcatggtTAATTGTTCATTTCTTAATGCTTGTTACTCAATTTGTTTGATGAGGCTCCCCAAAAACCCACACCCAGCCCCAACCATCGGCCCACACCCATAGCCTCCTCCCATTCCACTCATAACCCCTCCCACATCTGTACTTATATGTGATTGCAGTATAATTCAGAAAAAATTATCAAAGAATATAAAACAAGCGCTTCCAATTCTGGTACTGGCTCTGCTTGGACCACAAGCAGATTAAAACAACACAGAAACAGTCAGCTTCTAGTCCCCATTTGATCCATGAACACAGATCTTCACCTGCACTACTGTAGCATGAGACTTACCTGCCGGTGATCTGACCAAGACTCCATCCTCCAATGGATATAAAGGGCTCTGCAATACATCTGTTAACGGTGAAAGGATGTCAAACTAAAgagaatacacaaacaaaccctaCAATCTGAACAGTCCCACAATCCTGCTTTTAGAGCTAGGCCTGATTCATTTATGAACTCCCTTTCTTTTCCCCATCAATATCTGCGCTAAAGCAGTTATTGTAAGGCTGATCAGCGGCTGGTTTTATTTTAGTTATTGATCCAGATGTGAATAACACTCAGAGGCTGTTCCCGGTTTGGCCCAAGCAGAGCCCCAGTCCAGTTATGTTGTGTAACttaatgcatgcatgcagaatACCCTCAACAAACTGTAGTATTGATAATATATTGAGTGTTTGTTGTATCCAAAGTATTTtgtttgtaatgtttttttggagTTTTCTTTTTCAGTAGTATGAATCGTTTGctacctttttctttttgaCTGGCCATGTGTATCCAAGATGAATGAATAGAGCCTAAGTTACAGTACAAGATTCTATTTTTTGGTAGATTTGTTGAATTATTTCACATTAAGTGTCGTTTGtgtcaaattatatatatatagatatatctgcAGATACATTACCAAAGTATATTTCAATTACCTACATAAGTGATGTGTGCTCCGATGAAGTACTCTGATGAATTAATACAAACTCTGAGGAACGCTAGTTTAAAAGGCATGCCAGAATATTTTGATGTTAAAACCCTTTTCTTTATATAGAAAAACCCACACTGAAATTAATCTACAGACGGGTGTTGCAGATTAGTTAAGGTTTACCTAAAAATTCTAATGAACAGCAAATCACTAAAATCTTGTATTAATCTAAAAAGACACCATTAGTCATTCTTAAatgattctgaaaaaaaaagtcttgcTTTCCTGGGATCCAGAAACTTAGGGTTTGTCTTTAATTCACTGGAGTTTGGGGTACAATTTTGTACAAACGGTTGAGATGGATGTAGggttgattatatatatatattataacaaaCACAACTATAGAAACGCATATATGAATATGACAATTTTTTTTCATTCCAAACCTTTCATTAACCCTCCTGGATTGTGTACCTAGTCTTAGGGTAAAAGATGTAGTTGTTTCCTTTCAGTTCTGTGGgggtgtatgtgtacatgtgcacTCGTATCTGCTAGGGGGGGGTGTGACTGGTTGGGTGGGGGTTTGTGTAAATAAATCAAGTACAGTTAATGTGGAggtgtttattttttgtgtcaGTGTAAGTTAAATattctaattaaaaaaaaagtgtattcTCTATTGTGTTTCAtggtacataaaaaaaaaggaaaaaagtagTTTTATCTTACATTTCAAATGCTTCTATATCTCTATGGCTTCTGGCGATACCGTTCCATTTTATAGATTTGTCAGCACAAAATGCAATAAACCAATACCATTTTATTACACTAATTGTGTTTGAGTCATCAATCATGTTTTGGACAATATCTGGAGAAAAATAATATTCCAAGATGCAACAAAAATTACAGCACCGACTACGGTTAATGGTTTGAAAACAACTCAGGGTCCCTTCTCACATCTTCTGTACACATGCAATGCAGCGTCAATAGTTGAAAACACAGGAAACGGGTTTGAATGAGCTCTCACAACTACACAGGCTCCAACAAATGAACTGAGCTAAACAAAACTCAAAACTTAAAAGCATTTACACGTAGGAAAAACATGGTCTACACACAGCTGGTGAATCAAACGATCAAGGTTGTACTTCTTGCGTCCCCCCACAAGATCAGTCAGAAGAGACCTGATTGGCTGTGTGGCCCTCAGTAATGGCGGGGGTACATGGACATGGGGGGTGGCTGGCCCATGCCCGGCGGGCCCCTAGGGGCcggggcctgctgctgctgctgctgcgggctCACAAGGTGGTTGAGTGACGGCCCGCTCTGGATCAGAGTGTCCAGCGCCTTCTGGACGCTGGGGCTGTCGAAGTTGATGCCCGAGGCGGAGCTGGGGGGCCGCTGGCTCAGCGGAGGGGCGGGGCCCCGGCCCAGGGGCATGCCGTAGCCGGAGGCCCCGGCGGGCGGAGGGGGCCCCGCGAGGGGCATGGAGGACCGGCCTCCTCCCAGCATCTGGGGGTTCTGGGAGGGAGCGGGCAGGCCGGCCGAGGGGTGGGACATGCTGGGCGGGCCGTGCTGGGGGCCCATGGAGCCGTACGGCTGAGGCTGGGGGGCCATGTTGGGGCCGCCGGCCGGCAGGGCGGAGGAGGGCAGGGCCCCCCCGGCGCCGCTGTTGAACAGGCTGAGGATCTTGGCCTGCAGCTCCTGCTGGTTGGGGTTGGCGCTGGGCTGGGGGGCCGAGGGGGGCGGCAGGCCGCCGTGGCTCTGCTGGACGGGGGCGTGGACCGGGTGGGCGTGGGGGGCCGGGGCCGCGTGGGGGGCCGCAGCAGCCGGGTGGATAGCAGCTGTGGAGGCAGACAGGGGAGGAAGGGTTCAGCcatcagagaggagcagagcggTCGGTTCACACAGGGGAGGGGGCCGCGGGGGTGGAGCTACACACCTGCATGTGGGTCTGCACTGGGTCGCACCAAGCGCAGCCTCTTGTCCTTCAAGTAAGCGATTAGACTGTCCAACTCCTCTGGCGTCACAAACCTACCGGGTGGGGACACGCATAACATTTACAGTCAGCACCGGTTAGGGTGAAGTGTCTCGCTCACggacacctcaacacacgaCCAGGGGTTAGCCCCCCGTTCTGGGCGACCAGGGGTTAGTCACCTGTTCTCGGAGAGCAGCGTGATGGCGGTCAGCAGGGACACGGGGTGGGCCTCTCGGTCCGCCTCTCGGACCAGAACGTCATCTGCCATTTTGGCGGCCTTCCTGGCAATCTCCTCGCGCTCCTTCTCGCGGTTCTCCACCTTGTAGGTGTCGTAGTTGTGCGCCACCAGCACCATGGCGTCCTGCATGGGCATGTTGCGGTGTTCTGCAACCAGGAAACTACTAATTTATATCATGGACATTTACTCTCTGACCATCAAAGCACCAGTTGCCTAGAATCACGGTGGAAAACATCAGGGTTTTTTGGTGATTTGGAAGGGTCTGTGTCTCATattagtttttctcagtcgctttggtactagggctgggcgataaaccgattttatcgattaattcgagtgtgtagctcacgtcgacttgttcaaatgaaaatcggttttctcttcaacatccgcaaacgcttccctctcagctcccgtagttcggaatgggctcagccctccccccgcacagagcgcgcatttaccaaagtgatgcacaaacatggcagcgagtttgacaagttgtataccacaatttattcatatatgtataatctattttgaggtaaacataattcatttgaaatatatctgtgtggtttaataatttgtcgatctgttggtaattcgtcgatcttttggtaatgcctcggggctccagtagggggttTGCGCTCttcttcctcattcaatacagacgagtgaaggaaagagctgcgtgcatgtgtgtttttcctcattcttctcccgttactattccctttcttaaggtaattattaccgtttgcaaaacactgtatatttatgaccagtgttgaaagtttgaatgttatgttggcactttatcagaagtcctcttatcattagaaatattttatgtttacagaaatatttttttttatattttatatattttacattttatgttatgttacaggttacactgtttacaatggcagggcctgccataatgcttttttatgtaaatcgatttaaatcggaaatctgattttttatgaaaaaatctgggatttttattttaggccatatcgcccagccctatctggtacatttctcagatcaaaATTGAAATTTGaaaaacagtaagtgcatttctcaaaacaattgaacaaacagcaaaacaccatgatttcatgcaaaagccagtctcttgctcaaaatctttagtttgtttctcaaaagtaaatatctgtgtcaatgaacatgtcagtgccatcagaatgacaagtccttgcgtcattgtgtacggataagacagtcaaattgcttagtcatggtgtcaatataacagtgtactctggagggatgttctaaagttttgaagacaattattgtaaattgtaagttacaccttagtgtatgcgggcgattgattgcaagagacttgacaaaattcacatttacgctttgactgtttctgctgtaatttgttgacagaccatgtcattgctagaaatgtgaacataggacaatctccttagggtaaactgtacatgcattgctttaggaattacagtgcagtcttcctacacctcctgacgtttatgtctgttgggccacaaattctcattctcacgcagcctcactcctctacctcttctctctggctgttgaccctgtccaattccttgtccttccattgtcagactatgtaacattgtgtttcagtaaactggttgatcattgGTTTATCTAaaacttcacacatttcccttctttagagaaagtcaagattcacctggtagcaatttactaaaaagtaatggaaatgtatagaaataggCTTGAcatatgacaacttgttcaaccattttgcatgtaaagactacTGCAATGAACTGaagcctaaatgttgtgggggtgaactattcaatagagacccattacaatacattttgatcaccatgacataagcaattgataatgcaggaaagagcagagaattgtacataatcatttgcatttgcaacttgttcaaagaaatgagaaactgcttttttgatacaagtgacacaatgatgtgaagattgaacaggtcgTTTGGAGAATTTCAATTTGGATCTGAGAATTGTACCAAAGCgcctgagaaaaactgtaaattaCAACAATCAAACTCAACTATCAAAACGGAATCAAACTCAAGGGAAGAAAGTGTTTTAAGTTGTGATCATTTCACAACCTCTCAGCAGTTCCAATAAAACGGCTGTTCCAATAAAACAACGAGCTGAGTGCGATGGCTGCTCCCGGGGTGGGGCAGCCGTCGCACTCAGCTCGTCAGCATTAAGGACGAAGACATGCACCGTACGGTTCCCAGGTTGGTGAGCCAGGCCCCAGGTGATTAACGGAAACAACTCGTGTTCTAACTAGTGCCCAGCGGGGGATGTGGGGGATGTGGGGGCCGTGTCGGCGGCGCTGACCTTGAGGGGTGCCAAACAGGATGTTGACGGTGCAGGAGCGATGCACCTGGTGCTGCtgggtgatgatgatggcgaagGGCGTGCGGGCGCGCCCCACGTCCTCCAGAGCCTGCGTCAGGGACACCTCCGTGTTCAGGAAGATGAGGTCAACCACCATGCCCAGGTCCCGCACCTTCCTGCCCACCGTCTCGGCATACTCCCTACAGTTGGGTTGCAAACAGAAAGacgcacagacggacagacacacacacagacacacagggggtATATGAAACGACTACGTTCCGTGTAATGGTAGGAGACCTCCAGACAGCATTGGTGAACAGTAGGGGGTGTGACACAATATCTACACAGCGATACATCATCGCCCTTCTACATGCGATACGAGAATCCATATACTGGCGGCAAGTAtcaatatatagatgtatatttattttgcatttttctCACATGAATGAAGGAAACTTGAACGGAACGTTAACTTACCAAATCAGAGTAACTGAAAACTCAAGTTTGGACTGTGAATAAAGACCAAATTCCAGCACTTTTCCTTTTCACGTTCATTTTGTATTCATCGTTAGACTTATATTGTGATGTTTCGTTAAAGGATTGTCTAACAATATTGATTATTGTGGAATCACTGTATGGCAATATTATCAGTATAGTAAACAGGTCCATGGGTCAGACTGGGCCGTAGGCCGGAGAG harbors:
- the ncoa5 gene encoding nuclear receptor coactivator 5 isoform X2, which encodes MSRRRSHSSSPGNFSRSCSSKDPRDMERRIFVGNLPTSDMEKKDLEDIFSQYGKIIGVSMFRGFGFVQFERVEEAEAAKAGHKGRIFKGYKIDVNMAVEGRQPKPQSRPSPPRRGPYGGYVDGRDSRPRSRSPIYGRDAREPRDSREAREPRPGGPPRDHDDRYRGSESREKDPRSDHRADPRGDPRGDPRGDPRGDPRGDPRGDPRGDPRGDPSFREEYDRYYRAAAAPDDFYRKKEDPYRDSFRDPWNGRRDPESERGRPEDLRRNELYRQYFEELQRRYDTERPVDCSVIVVNKVQNREYAETVGRKVRDLGMVVDLIFLNTEVSLTQALEDVGRARTPFAIIITQQHQVHRSCTVNILFGTPQEHRNMPMQDAMVLVAHNYDTYKVENREKEREEIARKAAKMADDVLVREADREAHPVSLLTAITLLSENRFVTPEELDSLIAYLKDKRLRLVRPSADPHAAAIHPAAAAPHAAPAPHAHPVHAPVQQSHGGLPPPSAPQPSANPNQQELQAKILSLFNSGAGGALPSSALPAGGPNMAPQPQPYGSMGPQHGPPSMSHPSAGLPAPSQNPQMLGGGRSSMPLAGPPPPAGASGYGMPLGRGPAPPLSQRPPSSASGINFDSPSVQKALDTLIQSGPSLNHLVSPQQQQQQAPAPRGPPGMGQPPPMSMYPRHY
- the ncoa5 gene encoding nuclear receptor coactivator 5 isoform X3, producing the protein MSRRRSHSSSPGNFSRSCSSKDPRDMERRIFVGNLPTSDMEKKDLEDIFSQYGKIIGVSMFRGFGFVQFERVEEAEAAKAGHKGRIFKGYKIDVNMAVEGRQPKPQSRPSPPRRGPYGGYVDGRDSRPRSRSPIYGRDAREPRDSREAREPRPGGPPRDHDDRYRGSESREKDPRSDHRADPRGDPRGDPRGDPRGDPRGDPRGDPRGDPRGDPSFREEYDRYYRAAAAPDDFYRKKEDPYRDSFRDPWNGRRDPESERGRPEDLRRNELYRQYFEELQRRYDTERPVDCSVIVVNKVQKEYAETVGRKVRDLGMVVDLIFLNTEVSLTQALEDVGRARTPFAIIITQQHQVHRSCTVNILFGTPQEHRNMPMQDAMVLVAHNYDTYKVENREKEREEIARKAAKMADDVLVREADREAHPVSLLTAITLLSENRFVTPEELDSLIAYLKDKRLRLVRPSADPHAAAIHPAAAAPHAAPAPHAHPVHAPVQQSHGGLPPPSAPQPSANPNQQELQAKILSLFNSGAGGALPSSALPAGGPNMAPQPQPYGSMGPQHGPPSMSHPSAGLPAPSQNPQMLGGGRSSMPLAGPPPPAGASGYGMPLGRGPAPPLSQRPPSSASGINFDSPSVQKALDTLIQSGPSLNHLVSPQQQQQQAPAPRGPPGMGQPPPMSMYPRHY
- the ncoa5 gene encoding nuclear receptor coactivator 5 isoform X1, whose amino-acid sequence is MSRRRSHSSSPGNFSRSCSSKDPRDMERRIFVGNLPTSDMEKKDLEDIFSQYGKIIGVSMFRGFGFVQFERVEEAEAAKAGHKGRIFKGYKIDVNMAVEGRQPKPQSRPSPPRRGPYGGYVDGRDSRPRSRSPIYGRDAREPRDSREAREPRPGGPPRDHDDRYRGSESREKDPRSDHRADPRGDPRGDPRGDPRGDPRGDPRGDPRGDPRGDPSFREEYDRYYRAAAAPDDFYRKKEDPYRDSFRDPWNGRRDPESERGRPEDLRRNELYRQYFEELQRRYDTERPVDCSVIVVNKVQNLQPNCREYAETVGRKVRDLGMVVDLIFLNTEVSLTQALEDVGRARTPFAIIITQQHQVHRSCTVNILFGTPQEHRNMPMQDAMVLVAHNYDTYKVENREKEREEIARKAAKMADDVLVREADREAHPVSLLTAITLLSENRFVTPEELDSLIAYLKDKRLRLVRPSADPHAAAIHPAAAAPHAAPAPHAHPVHAPVQQSHGGLPPPSAPQPSANPNQQELQAKILSLFNSGAGGALPSSALPAGGPNMAPQPQPYGSMGPQHGPPSMSHPSAGLPAPSQNPQMLGGGRSSMPLAGPPPPAGASGYGMPLGRGPAPPLSQRPPSSASGINFDSPSVQKALDTLIQSGPSLNHLVSPQQQQQQAPAPRGPPGMGQPPPMSMYPRHY
- the ncoa5 gene encoding nuclear receptor coactivator 5 isoform X4; its protein translation is MREQHTGQPERKQDVNMAVEGRQPKPQSRPSPPRRGPYGGYVDGRDSRPRSRSPIYGRDAREPRDSREAREPRPGGPPRDHDDRYRGSESREKDPRSDHRADPRGDPRGDPRGDPRGDPRGDPRGDPRGDPRGDPSFREEYDRYYRAAAAPDDFYRKKEDPYRDSFRDPWNGRRDPESERGRPEDLRRNELYRQYFEELQRRYDTERPVDCSVIVVNKVQNLQPNCREYAETVGRKVRDLGMVVDLIFLNTEVSLTQALEDVGRARTPFAIIITQQHQVHRSCTVNILFGTPQEHRNMPMQDAMVLVAHNYDTYKVENREKEREEIARKAAKMADDVLVREADREAHPVSLLTAITLLSENRFVTPEELDSLIAYLKDKRLRLVRPSADPHAAAIHPAAAAPHAAPAPHAHPVHAPVQQSHGGLPPPSAPQPSANPNQQELQAKILSLFNSGAGGALPSSALPAGGPNMAPQPQPYGSMGPQHGPPSMSHPSAGLPAPSQNPQMLGGGRSSMPLAGPPPPAGASGYGMPLGRGPAPPLSQRPPSSASGINFDSPSVQKALDTLIQSGPSLNHLVSPQQQQQQAPAPRGPPGMGQPPPMSMYPRHY